GACTGTGTTGTCACCCAATGTCAAAACAGTCTCGCTACCATCGGGAGCAATATAGACGAATTCACCACCATGCACTCGGGTTGTTTCCAGACCGTCTTCAGACAACATCTCGGCTTTCACGCGATCGTCGGCCACCGAAACCGGCGGCGGAGTGGAGGGGGTCGGCGGAGCAGCTGTTGGAGCCGTTTCGCTACTACATCCCAGTAGCACGCAATATCCCAGCAGCGACAGCACAGCAACGTCTAGTCCGAACGGACTTCGTATCATGGTGTCATCCTCCTCGTCAGGCATCGATTTCGTGGCTGGTCACCCCATGTAGCAGTGTGCTTGAACCAGCTAGCTGAACTTCTCTGCAACTGCAGAGCAAACTGCACTTCGCACGATGTTCGCCGTTTTATTGCAAACAAGAGAGCCGACAGTGCATTTTTCTAGCGGAGCTATTTCGGCGCGGGCTTCGCTTCGGGCTTCTCGTCGACGGGAAGTTTTTCCATGGTGCCGAACAGGTGGCCGGTCACTTTGCCGTGACGCCAGGTGCCCGCGTACATGCCGTCGTAGAGGACCACGCGACAGCTGAAGGTGCCGAGGCCGGGAATCGCCATTTCGGTCATCGAGAGAATCGGTGTGGTGCCAGCCCACTCGATATCGATCGGAACGGGGATTTTCGTCTTCTCGTTCATGCTGGCCGAGAGCATCCACAGATTGCCGTCGGGCATTTTGGTCGCTTTGTGAATGACGTACGACTCTTCTTTCGCCCCACCTTCTTTGCCGATGGTGGTGAAACGACCGGTGAGCTTCATGCCGGTCAATTCTTTCTCGAGGTTCTTGATCAGCTCCTCAGCGGTGGGCGTTTTTGCTTCAGCGGCGGCGGGGGCAGCCTCCTGAGCGTGGAGCGCGGGAGCCACGAGCCCCAGAGCGAGTGTCGTGAGCATTGCCCAAGAAAGATGACGAAGCGACATCGGGAGTTTCCTTGCGAAAGGGAGGTTTAGCAGAGCAAGCTGCTGCTAAGTTTCGCTCCTTTGCTGCGGCATGGCAACTCGGGAAGGAAGCCTGATGACAGCCGAGGGGTCAAGAAACGACAACGGACGGCACCTGGGTCGTGTGCCGTCCGTCGCGTGAATTGCGGCTGCTGCCGCTTATCTTATCGCCCCTCGAGAGGGGCCGAATCGCCGCTGCGCTCGTGTCAGTGTCATAGGCTTGGCTACGACATTTCCACTTCCGCATCGTCGATGCTGATGTTCTCGCCCGAGTCACTGGCATTGTCCGGGAAATCGAAGCGTCCGCCACGACGGTAGCCCAGGCCACTTTCTCGACGTTCATCGCGCCGAGCGCACTCGATGCACTCGATGGCATAAGGAACGGCTTGCAAGCGAATTAGCTTGATCGGTCCTCCGCAGCTGTCGCAGAGTCCGTAGCGTCCAGCACGCATCTTTTCGATCGCGCGGTCGATCTGCATGAGCTCGCGACTTTCAACCTCCACCATTTGCGAGCCGATTTCGGCATTCGCATCGGCGAGGCTCGTATCGAGTTCGTCGACGACGCCACTTTCGCTGGTGTAAAGGGACTGGACTTCGCCGGCGATCGTACGACGCAGTGCATCGCGCCGGGCGATCAATCGCTGCTGCATCTTCTTAATGAATTCGTTGCGTTTCATGGCTGTGCCTCCCGAGATCAAATTCACTTCCGCAGCAAATTGGCTGACGTGAGTGGCGTTGACCTGATGATGTGTGACTCTGACCTTCTCCTTGTCCTCGAAATGAAAGGGGGTTTGCCGAATCTTTCGGTTCGCCTCTGTTCCGCTAGGCTTCGCCCTCGCGAAGCTGTCCGACCTGATGAAGAAGTGTCGGTTTGCCTCTTCGACTTCTTCATCTGTCCGTTGCGTGCCATTCATACGCAGGATAGTTCGGCTGGGTTCTGTAAATCGATGGTCGATTTTTCGTCATCGATTCATCGAGAAAACCGAACTGTCGCTCGCCAGTGTCGGGGCACCTTTTTCAGCCTAGGGCTTGTGAAAGGTGTCACGATCTGGGGAAGCAGAACTTTCCGCTGAGCGGCCGCCTCTGGCTTGCACCAGCCCCGTCCACAACCACCCTAACTCTGCTATTTTCTGGCGAAAAACGCTGAAAAGACGGCTAAACTGATGATTTGCCGTGCGCCGCAGCGTGCTCTTTCGTGCATGCCAGCGGGACTCGCTAGACACACGATCGAGCAGAAAGGTTCTCGTGGTCTTCGGCTCGTCGTCCTGAGGCTGATTTGGAGGGTGTTGTATTATTCGGTGGCGAACAGTCTCTCTTGGGGAAAATCGGCCCAGGAGCGGGAATTGGTCGCGCGGGGCTCGATGCTGTCGCTATCACTGCGAGCCCGATGTCAATTTTTTGAAACATCGAAAACTCTCCTGCAGCGCGGCAAATCTGGAAACAGAGGGAGGCTGTGAGTGCCACTAGAACCGGGACGAGGTTCTAGCGACAATTCGCTGGCACTAAACGATGGCTCTGCGGATTGGCTTGCGAGCGCACGACACGCCCCGACGATGGTGACGAGCATGCTGGGAATGACGATCATCCGCTGGACGATTCGGATCGCGATGCTGTTGTTCGCGACGGCGATCGCGCTGCGCATCGTCAGTGGTGCAAGCTGGCGCACTTCGGCGGAACTGTCGCGGTCGAAACAGATCTACCGCACATGTTGGTCGCTGGGAGCTTTGTGCTTCGTGGCCCATGTGGTGGCGGCGATGCACTTTTTTCATCACTGGAGTCACGCCTCGGCGCTGCGTGTCACGGCCGAGGAAACGGACAAGCTGATGGGGGTGCGATTTGGTGAAGGGATTTACTTCAGCTACGTTTTTCTCGTCCTGTGGGTCGCCGATGCCGGGTGGGTGCTCGTGAACTTTCGGAGCTACTTTGCTCGCTCGAGTCTTCTGAGTTGGTCCCTTACCGGCTACCTGATTTTCATTGCTCTCAATGGAGCGGTGGTGTTCGAAGGGGGCGCAAGTCGCATCGGGGGTCTTGTCGCCACTGCTATTCTTCTCTTACTGGCAGTGCGGAGCTGGCTCCTGAAATCGCCTGCAGAGCGTGCTACCGAATCGTTACTTCCTCTCGCTTCTGAAACCCGGCCGTGAAAATCGCTTACCTCACCAGCGGCGCTGCCGGCATGTTGTGCGGCAGTTGCTTGCACGACAACACGCTCGCGCGCGAGATGATTGCGCTCGGGGCCGACGTGCAGCTCGTTCCGCTCTACACGCCGATTCGGACCGATGAGATCGACGTAAGTCAAAAACCGGTGTTTTTCGGCGGGATTAACGTCTACCTGCAGCAGCATTTTCCACTTGCGCGGCACTTGCCACGGTGGCTCACGCGCTGGCTCGATCAGCCGTGGATCATTCGGCTCGCCTCGCAGCGAAGCATTCAGATTAGCGCGCGGGAGCTCGGTTCGCTTACCGTTTCGATGCTGCGTGGTGCGGAAGGTTTTCAGGCGCAAGAGGTCGAACGCCTGGCCGACTGGCTCTCAGGAGACCTGAAACCCGACGTCCTCGTTTTCAGCAACATGCTGACAGCGGGCTGCGTCCCCGCGATCAAAGCCAAACTGCCGGTGAAGGTGCTCGTCACGCTGCAAGGCGACGACATTTTCCTACAGGATCTCGTGGCACCTTATCAGCAGCAAGCGCTCGACGAGATGCGCCGGCTCTGCAGTTCGATCGACGGTTTTTTAGTCCACAGCGACTACTACGCGCGCCACATGCAGGAGATTTTGCAAGTTGGCGCGGAGAAGTTTCGCGTGCAGCCGCTCGGAATCGACGCGAAAGAATTGGCCGATGGAACCAAGCATGCCGATGTTCCGCTCGCGGCGAGCGACGATCTAACGATTGGCTATCTCGCGCGGCTTGCGCCCGAGAAAGGGCTGCATGTGCTCGCCGATGCGTTTGTGCTACTTAAAAAAATGCCCGGCATGGAGCGAGCCCGACTCCGGATTGCTGGTTGGCTCGGCAAGCAGCACGAAGCGTATGCCACGAAAATTATCGCGCGACTTCAAGCTGAAACCGGCGCTGCTTCGATCGATCATGTCGGCGAAGTTTCGCGGCAAGAGAAGCTGGCGTTCTTGCGTTCGCTCGATGTGCTGTCGGTCCCCACGACCTATCGCGAACCCAAGGGGCTGTTTGCTCTCGAGGCGCTCGCGGCCGGTGTTCCGGTCGTTTTGCCCGAGCATGGTGCGTTTCCCGAGATGATCGGCGCGCTAGGGGGTGGAAGTCTCTGTCGCCCCAATGATCCACAGCATCTGGCCGAGAAACTCGCCGAGATGCTGCGCAATCGCGAAGCGGCCCGCGCGATGGGGCGCGATGCCCAAGCGCGTGTGCTTGTTTCGCGAAGTGGTCCGGCCATGGCTTCGGCAACTCTCGCTGTGCTGCGAGAGTTTGTTTCGTAGTCACACACGCCGCCAGCCGCTATAACCGAGGAGAGTGGTGCCAGCTCTCACTTCCTCTTCCCTGCGACACATCCTTCACGATGGCACCCGCGAGTGGGCGAAC
This window of the Pirellula staleyi DSM 6068 genome carries:
- a CDS encoding TraR/DksA family transcriptional regulator, translating into MKRNEFIKKMQQRLIARRDALRRTIAGEVQSLYTSESGVVDELDTSLADANAEIGSQMVEVESRELMQIDRAIEKMRAGRYGLCDSCGGPIKLIRLQAVPYAIECIECARRDERRESGLGYRRGGRFDFPDNASDSGENISIDDAEVEMS
- a CDS encoding glycosyltransferase family 4 protein; this encodes MKIAYLTSGAAGMLCGSCLHDNTLAREMIALGADVQLVPLYTPIRTDEIDVSQKPVFFGGINVYLQQHFPLARHLPRWLTRWLDQPWIIRLASQRSIQISARELGSLTVSMLRGAEGFQAQEVERLADWLSGDLKPDVLVFSNMLTAGCVPAIKAKLPVKVLVTLQGDDIFLQDLVAPYQQQALDEMRRLCSSIDGFLVHSDYYARHMQEILQVGAEKFRVQPLGIDAKELADGTKHADVPLAASDDLTIGYLARLAPEKGLHVLADAFVLLKKMPGMERARLRIAGWLGKQHEAYATKIIARLQAETGAASIDHVGEVSRQEKLAFLRSLDVLSVPTTYREPKGLFALEALAAGVPVVLPEHGAFPEMIGALGGGSLCRPNDPQHLAEKLAEMLRNREAARAMGRDAQARVLVSRSGPAMASATLAVLREFVS